A genomic window from Vigna radiata var. radiata cultivar VC1973A chromosome 2, Vradiata_ver6, whole genome shotgun sequence includes:
- the LOC106755991 gene encoding B3 domain-containing protein At2g33720-like, with amino-acid sequence MSLRSQNPIKLTTFISSENMSNPGDEKELCQRKRKSTICEASNFRTSRRRFCSNQIEEGVSTTLKLYDDPWKIKKTLTDSDLGILSRLLFAADLVKKQILPMLGADHARAAETEEGTPVRVWDMDTKSMHQLVLKRWSSSKSYVLIGKWNQDFVRRRDLKKGDEIGFHWDPYNCIFNFCVLKRAIPDN; translated from the coding sequence ATGAGTTTACGATCACAAAATCCCATCAAATTGACAACTTTCATCTCTTCCGAAAACATGAGCAACCCTGGAGATGAAAAGGAGCTGTGTCAAAGGAAGAGGAAATCGACCATTTGTGAAGCCTCTAACTTTAGGACATCCAGGAGAAGATTCTGCAGCAACCAAATTGAAGAGGGAGTTTCAACAACATTGAAGCTTTACGATGACCCATGGAAGATCAAGAAGACTCTAACTGATAGTGATTTGGGAATCCTAAGTAGACTCTTGTTTGCTGCAGATTTGGTCAAGAAACAAATTTTGCCTATGTTGGGTGCAGATCATGCAAGAGCTGCTGAAACTGAAGAAGGTACCCCAGTTAGAGTTTGGGACATGGACACCAAATCCATGCACCAACTCGTCCTAAAGCGATGGTCTTCATCCAAGAGCTATGTTCTTATTGGAAAGTGGAACCAAGACTTCGTCAGGAGAAGAGATCTAAAGAAAGGTGATGAGATCGGATTTCATTGGGATCCATATAattgcattttcaatttctgtGTTCTCAAACGAGCTATTCCAGATAATTAA